In Paenibacillus ihbetae, the following are encoded in one genomic region:
- a CDS encoding TetR/AcrR family transcriptional regulator: MPRSKEQFEEMRNATREKIHSAAMQLFVRQGYGSTNVQEIADTAGISIGLLYRHYKTKDQLFNELVTYAVEGLKRIITFFESTQSPKTLMEQFVDEVYSDMINGEQLAHLLILINQSLIAGAAAASIQYDEILQVNARLLDATAQLICKGQQLGEFYTGDAQEMATLFFASIQGLAQMKVLLKNNFTMPSSSTLIAFLLVERK, translated from the coding sequence TTGCCGCGCAGCAAGGAACAGTTTGAAGAAATGCGCAATGCAACTAGGGAAAAAATCCATTCAGCAGCGATGCAGTTATTTGTTCGTCAAGGTTACGGCTCGACGAATGTTCAAGAGATTGCGGATACAGCTGGAATTAGTATTGGACTACTATATCGTCATTACAAAACGAAGGATCAGTTATTTAATGAATTGGTTACATACGCGGTTGAAGGATTGAAACGTATTATTACTTTCTTCGAATCAACCCAATCCCCTAAAACGTTAATGGAACAGTTTGTCGACGAAGTCTACAGCGACATGATCAACGGGGAGCAACTGGCCCATTTACTGATCCTTATCAATCAATCGCTGATAGCTGGAGCTGCCGCAGCCTCAATACAATATGACGAGATCCTCCAGGTAAATGCCAGGTTGCTTGATGCTACAGCACAGCTCATTTGTAAGGGTCAGCAGCTTGGAGAATTTTACACGGGTGATGCACAGGAGATGGCCACCTTATTTTTTGCATCGATTCAAGGATTGGCTCAGATGAAAGTACTACTAAAGAATAATTTTACTATGCCCTCATCATCTACCCTTATCGCATTTCTATTAGTGGAAAGGAAGTGA
- a CDS encoding YgaP family membrane protein produces the protein MVKNVGGMERVLRFVLGVVLCSLVFILDGNWRWVGLIGLWPLLTSAVSWCLFNKLIGRNSCKIPISK, from the coding sequence ATGGTCAAAAATGTAGGCGGTATGGAACGTGTTTTAAGATTCGTTCTTGGAGTCGTATTATGTTCGTTGGTATTCATCCTAGATGGTAATTGGAGATGGGTCGGGTTGATCGGGCTATGGCCTCTGTTGACCTCCGCTGTCAGTTGGTGTTTGTTCAACAAGTTGATCGGCAGAAATAGCTGCAAAATCCCGATTAGCAAATAA
- a CDS encoding MerR family transcriptional regulator: protein MPYYKPKEIADELGISTSALRHYESWGVVPAPERGGNGYRLYTQVHLAYFRCLRAMFPGFGYAVTYEVLRNVQDGELDAALWLVNAEQAKLMQEKKTADETLAMLENPELPIENQKKLKPVMTIGEVAEATHVEPSAIRHWEKEGVLTPDRNPENGYRLYTPKHVRQVLLIRSLRTTVFFLDKIKEIVQVVENQSIDHARKLLKQALAGIHQRNRQQYIGIQKLMELCLEVGLMEAGESSEHKPIHTFDPEGDR from the coding sequence ATGCCGTATTACAAGCCGAAGGAAATTGCCGATGAGCTCGGGATCAGCACAAGCGCGTTAAGGCATTATGAATCCTGGGGCGTCGTGCCAGCACCGGAACGAGGCGGGAATGGGTATCGTCTGTATACGCAGGTCCACCTCGCTTATTTCCGCTGCCTCCGGGCCATGTTTCCCGGATTCGGATACGCAGTTACCTACGAGGTGCTTCGTAATGTACAGGATGGAGAGCTGGATGCAGCGTTATGGCTGGTCAATGCGGAGCAGGCCAAGCTTATGCAGGAGAAGAAAACCGCTGACGAAACGCTGGCGATGCTGGAAAATCCGGAGCTGCCCATTGAGAATCAGAAGAAGCTGAAGCCGGTCATGACCATCGGCGAGGTGGCCGAGGCAACGCATGTGGAGCCGTCAGCCATCCGCCATTGGGAGAAGGAGGGTGTGCTGACACCCGATCGGAACCCCGAGAACGGATACCGGCTGTATACGCCAAAGCATGTTCGTCAAGTTTTGCTGATCCGCTCGCTGCGAACGACCGTATTTTTTCTCGATAAAATCAAAGAGATTGTCCAGGTGGTGGAGAATCAGAGCATCGACCATGCCAGAAAGCTGCTGAAGCAAGCGCTGGCCGGCATTCATCAGCGGAATCGTCAGCAATACATCGGGATCCAGAAATTGATGGAGCTGTGTTTGGAGGTAGGACTCATGGAGGCGGGCGAGTCCTCGGAGCACAAACCGATCCATACATTTGATCCGGAGGGGGACCGTTAG
- a CDS encoding Cof-type HAD-IIB family hydrolase: MTTYKLMAIDIDDTLINDDKEVTPGVQQALEEAVSKGVVVTLATGRAYASAQAIARQTGLNVPIITYQGALIKNLLDEKVLYERYFPVDAAVKLYEYCVEHNLHLQTYIDDKLYAREENQKLIDYCALNRTPYYIEPDFMKMVKQPTPKMLIIDDPDVLDELIPIFRELLGEDVHITKSKPHFLEFMHKEGTKGHALTFLANHFGCDLKETIAIGDSWNDHEMLEAAGLGVAMGNAIEPLKAIADFVTKSNNEDGVKHVIDTFVLNPR; the protein is encoded by the coding sequence ATGACAACCTACAAACTGATGGCCATCGATATCGACGACACGCTGATCAATGATGACAAGGAGGTTACGCCCGGGGTCCAGCAAGCACTGGAGGAGGCCGTTTCGAAGGGCGTCGTTGTTACGCTCGCCACGGGGCGGGCCTATGCATCAGCCCAAGCGATAGCCAGACAAACCGGACTTAACGTCCCGATCATTACCTATCAAGGTGCCCTCATCAAAAACCTTCTCGACGAAAAAGTGCTCTACGAGCGCTATTTTCCGGTCGATGCCGCCGTTAAGCTCTATGAATACTGCGTGGAGCACAATCTTCATCTGCAGACCTATATCGACGACAAGCTCTACGCCCGTGAGGAAAACCAAAAGCTGATCGACTACTGTGCACTGAACCGGACCCCTTATTATATAGAACCGGACTTTATGAAGATGGTGAAGCAGCCAACCCCGAAAATGCTTATTATCGATGATCCGGACGTGTTGGACGAGCTCATTCCTATCTTCCGCGAGCTGCTGGGCGAAGACGTGCATATTACGAAATCGAAGCCGCATTTTCTGGAGTTCATGCATAAAGAGGGGACGAAAGGCCATGCCCTTACGTTCCTGGCCAATCATTTCGGCTGCGATCTGAAAGAAACCATCGCGATTGGGGACTCCTGGAATGACCATGAAATGCTCGAAGCGGCAGGACTTGGCGTTGCGATGGGAAATGCCATTGAGCCGCTGAAGGCAATCGCCGATTTTGTGACGAAGAGCAATAACGAGGACGGCGTCAAGCACGTCATTGATACCTTTGTCCTCAACCCGCGCTAA
- a CDS encoding GNAT family N-acetyltransferase: MINVVRADQAEADVRQGIAEIFAEGFTQWLGFFSKDPKRIAAAFSHIFVLNQFYVALYKGQVVGMAACTDGTSLSVKLDKKELRKHLGLYKGTLAGIFLKKEFETNSVRPSPGVGSIEFVGTASKFRGQGVASQLIRKIFELTPHKVYLIEEVADSNIPAMKLYYKLGFEEYKRRQIPVKRAKKIGINYVVSLRYIK; encoded by the coding sequence ATGATTAATGTGGTTAGAGCTGACCAAGCCGAAGCTGATGTTAGGCAAGGGATAGCTGAAATATTCGCTGAGGGATTCACACAGTGGCTTGGATTTTTCTCTAAGGATCCGAAAAGGATTGCTGCAGCGTTCTCCCATATATTCGTTTTGAACCAATTCTATGTGGCCTTATACAAAGGGCAAGTGGTCGGAATGGCTGCTTGTACAGATGGAACTTCACTCTCGGTTAAATTGGATAAAAAGGAACTTCGCAAACATTTAGGTCTTTATAAAGGCACTCTGGCCGGTATTTTCTTGAAAAAAGAATTTGAAACTAACTCCGTTCGTCCTTCACCTGGTGTCGGCTCCATTGAATTTGTAGGGACGGCATCCAAATTCAGGGGACAGGGCGTTGCTTCACAGCTGATTCGAAAGATCTTTGAGCTTACACCTCATAAGGTTTATTTGATTGAAGAAGTCGCCGACAGCAATATTCCAGCCATGAAACTTTATTATAAATTAGGTTTTGAAGAATACAAACGTAGGCAAATACCCGTTAAACGAGCAAAGAAAATCGGAATCAACTACGTTGTATCACTGAGGTATATCAAATAA
- a CDS encoding MarR family winged helix-turn-helix transcriptional regulator, producing the protein MTDNKPLEHKEFTIDDGIPYRIYRSWRLIRFMFFKIAQHNGIDVTPEQLFVLVKLAEREGQSQVELGDSVFNDRPNMKRILDSMEEKQYVERRPHPVDKRKHRVFTTEKGKQLLAEAIPHVLHTRDQIYEGLSHDDVVHALKVFDVIESNIMKKFFD; encoded by the coding sequence ATGACCGATAACAAACCGTTGGAGCATAAGGAATTTACCATTGATGACGGTATCCCCTATCGAATATATAGATCGTGGCGATTGATCCGGTTTATGTTCTTTAAGATCGCTCAACACAACGGGATAGATGTAACACCAGAACAACTATTTGTCCTTGTCAAGCTTGCAGAAAGGGAAGGGCAATCTCAAGTTGAATTAGGTGACAGCGTGTTTAATGACCGTCCGAATATGAAACGAATTCTTGATTCGATGGAAGAGAAACAATATGTCGAACGAAGGCCTCATCCGGTGGATAAACGAAAACACCGTGTATTTACGACCGAGAAAGGAAAGCAACTGTTGGCGGAGGCGATTCCTCATGTCCTTCATACACGGGACCAAATCTATGAAGGCCTGAGTCATGATGACGTCGTTCATGCATTAAAAGTGTTCGACGTTATCGAGAGCAATATCATGAAGAAATTTTTCGATTAA